The following are from one region of the Streptomyces rubrogriseus genome:
- a CDS encoding molybdenum cofactor biosynthesis protein MoaE, whose translation MATTNDHPGERAAADPVKLIGIRETPLSVDEVFRAVGDDASGGTALFVGTVRNHDGGTDVDRLGYSCHPSAEAEMRRIAEKVVAEYPVRALAALHRVGDLEVGDLAVVVAVSCPHRGEAFDACRKLIDDLKHEVPIWKHQTFSDGTEEWVGA comes from the coding sequence ATGGCAACCACGAACGACCACCCCGGTGAACGGGCCGCAGCGGACCCCGTGAAGCTGATCGGCATCCGTGAGACGCCCCTGTCCGTGGACGAGGTCTTCCGCGCGGTCGGGGACGACGCGTCGGGCGGCACCGCGCTGTTCGTGGGGACCGTGCGCAACCACGACGGCGGCACCGACGTCGACCGGCTCGGGTACTCGTGCCACCCGAGCGCCGAGGCGGAGATGCGCCGGATCGCGGAGAAGGTCGTCGCGGAGTACCCCGTACGGGCGCTCGCGGCACTGCACCGTGTGGGTGACCTGGAGGTCGGGGACCTCGCGGTGGTCGTCGCCGTGTCCTGTCCGCACCGGGGCGAGGCCTTCGACGCCTGCCGCAAGTTGATCGACGACCTCAAGCACGAGGTGCCCATCTGGAAGCACCAGACGTTCTCCGACGGAACCGAGGAATGGGTGGGCGCGTAG